A stretch of Halomonas elongata DSM 2581 DNA encodes these proteins:
- the glrR gene encoding two-component system response regulator GlrR, with product MISTGHSQANADQTAHILLVDDDVSLLKLLGMRLESRGYRVTTAESGREALKHLDTGRPDLVLSDMRMDEMDGLALFQEIQRRLPGLPVIILTAHGSIPDAVSATRQGVFGFLTKPVDRDELFSTIDDALAHTSAASGEDDSWREAIITRSPEMERILEQARMVASSDVSVLVTGPSGSGKELLAGAIHKASRRADKPFIAINCGALPEQLLESELFGHAKGAFTGAISDHRGLFQAADGGTLFLDEIGDMPLALQVKLLRALQERQIRPLGSTASVPVDVRLISATHRDLGQAMHDGEFREDLFYRLNVVNLKLPPLKERAEDVPLLAKYLVTQAAERHKPFVKGFSKEAINLLASSAWPGNVRQLVNVVEQCVALTSSPIIPEALVAQALVAEENALPTFNDARAGFERSYLIKVLKITEGNVTQAARIAGRNRTDFYKLLARHELEPSTFKPNADHSQRA from the coding sequence ATGATCTCGACCGGACACTCTCAAGCCAATGCCGACCAGACGGCCCATATCCTGCTGGTGGACGATGACGTCAGCCTGCTGAAGCTGCTGGGAATGCGGCTGGAGAGCCGTGGATACCGCGTGACCACCGCCGAGAGTGGCCGGGAGGCGCTCAAGCACCTGGATACCGGCCGGCCGGATCTGGTGCTTTCCGACATGCGCATGGACGAGATGGACGGTCTGGCGTTGTTCCAGGAAATTCAGCGGCGCCTGCCCGGCTTGCCGGTGATCATCCTCACTGCCCATGGCTCGATTCCCGATGCCGTCAGCGCCACGCGCCAGGGGGTCTTCGGCTTTCTTACCAAGCCGGTGGATCGGGACGAACTGTTCTCCACCATCGACGACGCTCTGGCCCACACCTCGGCGGCGTCCGGCGAGGACGACAGCTGGCGCGAAGCGATCATCACCCGCAGTCCGGAGATGGAGCGCATCCTCGAGCAGGCCAGGATGGTGGCGAGCTCCGATGTCAGCGTGCTGGTCACCGGGCCCTCCGGTTCCGGCAAGGAACTGCTGGCCGGCGCCATCCACAAGGCCAGCCGGCGTGCCGACAAGCCCTTCATCGCCATCAACTGCGGTGCACTGCCCGAGCAACTTCTCGAAAGCGAGTTGTTCGGCCATGCCAAGGGCGCCTTCACCGGGGCGATCAGTGACCACCGGGGCCTGTTCCAGGCCGCCGACGGCGGCACCCTGTTTCTCGACGAGATCGGCGATATGCCGCTGGCCCTGCAGGTCAAGCTGCTGCGCGCCTTGCAGGAGCGCCAGATTCGTCCCCTCGGCTCGACCGCCTCGGTACCGGTGGACGTGCGGCTGATTTCGGCGACCCATCGCGACCTGGGGCAGGCCATGCACGACGGAGAATTCCGCGAAGATCTCTTCTATCGTCTCAACGTGGTCAACCTGAAGCTGCCGCCGCTCAAGGAACGTGCCGAGGACGTGCCGCTGCTCGCCAAGTATCTGGTGACCCAGGCCGCCGAACGCCACAAGCCCTTCGTCAAGGGCTTCTCCAAGGAGGCCATCAACCTGCTGGCCTCGAGCGCCTGGCCGGGCAATGTGCGTCAGTTGGTCAACGTGGTGGAGCAGTGCGTGGCCCTGACCAGCTCGCCGATCATCCCCGAAGCGCTGGTGGCCCAGGCGCTGGTGGCCGAGGAGAACGCCCTGCCGACCTTCAATGACGCCCGGGCCGGGTTCGAGCGCAGTTATCTGATCAAGGTGCTCAAGATCACCGAAGGCAATGTCACTCAGGCGGCGCGGATCGCCGGCCGCAACCGGACCGACTTCTACAAGTTGCTGGCCCGCCACGAACTCGAACCCTCGACCTTCAAGCCGAACGCCGACCACAGCCAGCGTGCGTGA
- the xseA gene encoding exodeoxyribonuclease VII large subunit, translating to MSSTAEQPLSVEALNRNARQLLESGIGEIWVEAELSGVSRPASGHVYFTLKDEHAQLRCALFRTRARFVTAPMRDGDRVKVRGRVSLFEPRGNFQLIAEAVQPAGEGELLAAFERLKAKLDAEGVFANARPLPFPPRHLLVLTSPTGAAIRDVLAVLAARWPLSQVTLIPVPVQGREAAPALIAALGLLNRQSILDPERDAILITRGGGSLEDLWAFNDEHLARAIFHSRLPVMSAVGHEVDVTLADFAADSRAPTPSAAAERLVPDAAALRQRLVQLEERLIRSQRARLDTQGQRLDHLRARLRHPGEVLAYRRRQLEQLEGRLHRAMNAGLAERRERERHLRQRLTLRSPQRQVEQAEQRLTLAARRLQQSMPRALARHRERLAAVSRELQAVSPLAILGRGYAILESPEGRVIKRTGDTRPGERLEARLGEGQLTLEVLPPSSESPAGQG from the coding sequence ATGTCATCCACCGCTGAACAACCGCTCTCGGTCGAGGCGCTCAACCGCAACGCTCGCCAGCTTCTCGAAAGCGGGATCGGTGAGATCTGGGTGGAAGCCGAGCTGTCCGGTGTCTCGCGGCCGGCTTCGGGGCATGTCTACTTCACGCTCAAGGATGAACACGCCCAGTTGCGTTGCGCGCTGTTCCGCACCCGCGCCCGCTTCGTGACCGCGCCGATGCGCGATGGCGACCGGGTCAAGGTGCGCGGTCGAGTGTCGCTGTTCGAGCCCCGCGGCAATTTCCAGCTCATCGCCGAGGCCGTGCAACCGGCCGGCGAGGGGGAATTGCTGGCAGCCTTCGAACGCCTCAAGGCCAAGCTGGATGCCGAGGGCGTGTTCGCCAATGCCCGTCCCCTGCCCTTTCCGCCCCGGCATCTGTTGGTGCTCACTTCCCCCACCGGTGCGGCGATTCGCGATGTACTCGCGGTACTCGCCGCGCGCTGGCCACTGTCTCAGGTCACCTTGATTCCCGTGCCGGTCCAGGGCCGCGAGGCAGCGCCGGCGCTGATCGCCGCCCTCGGGCTGCTCAATCGCCAGTCGATTCTGGACCCGGAGCGCGATGCCATCCTGATCACCCGGGGCGGCGGCAGCCTCGAGGATCTCTGGGCCTTCAACGACGAGCACCTGGCCCGAGCCATTTTCCACTCTCGTCTGCCGGTCATGTCGGCGGTGGGCCATGAGGTCGATGTCACCCTGGCGGATTTCGCCGCCGACAGTCGCGCGCCCACACCATCGGCAGCCGCCGAACGGCTGGTGCCGGATGCCGCCGCCCTGCGCCAGCGTCTGGTCCAGCTCGAGGAACGCTTGATCCGCTCTCAGCGGGCCCGCCTGGACACCCAGGGCCAGCGGCTCGATCACCTGAGAGCGAGGCTGCGTCATCCCGGCGAGGTGCTTGCCTATCGCCGCCGACAGCTCGAGCAACTGGAAGGTCGCCTGCACCGCGCCATGAACGCTGGACTGGCCGAACGGCGGGAACGCGAACGCCATCTGCGTCAGCGCCTGACGCTGCGTTCGCCACAAAGGCAGGTGGAGCAGGCCGAGCAACGCCTGACGCTGGCTGCCCGGCGGCTCCAGCAAAGCATGCCCCGAGCACTGGCGCGCCACCGCGAGCGCCTCGCCGCCGTGTCACGGGAGCTGCAGGCAGTCAGCCCCCTGGCGATACTCGGCCGCGGCTATGCGATTCTCGAGAGCCCCGAAGGTCGCGTGATCAAGCGAACCGGAGACACCCGGCCCGGCGAACGGCTCGAGGCCAGGCTGGGCGAGGGCCAACTGACACTCGAGGTCTTGCCACCATCGAGCGAATCACCTGCCGGTCAAGGATAG
- a CDS encoding ABC transporter ATP-binding protein — translation MGGFLEDIRRFFRVMDFSKSGKRVRSLFVVLALMSIVSSVLTVAQPFLYMELIDSIVGEGGGLLGFSTETIILVYGVCFLVARVIDELWKAVFTNLTLSAQRSLAEKAFDHIIRLPSSFFLGKDKHSLSEIISKARSGVHEIISVSLETIVPVVLEFFLVSLIVYMLFPGSVLAILIASVVVFVVVAIVGSEMIRPWQRGFTEENNKTHQVLGEILSSEETIKSFNVEDSFKKRYLSHMAVFENYCYKFFRWSAFIGSMQMLAIGGALIPMLFISFNFLKNDALTLGAFVMINVLTIQLIMPLRRLAYAYRQVKESAVDIEQLDKVMSIPSETQRSDDGRGEVILESPSISFDNVCFCYEEGEEPVLNDVSFTVPEGKAYAFVGASGAGKSTISKLIMRYYDVSSGNILLGGRNVEGFPRDAVRRFVGMVSQDVVLFNDTLRFNLDFGECVEDARLVSALKAVDLDGFVDALPNGVDTMVGDRGMRLSGGQRQRVGIARAILKDPKVLIFDEATSSLDMHTEKTVSENINIVSEGKTTIVIAHRLSTIINADKILVLDQGEIVSSGTHGELIESCDVYRKLYMSGGATSVDQPLQMLSD, via the coding sequence ATGGGTGGGTTCCTGGAGGATATTCGGCGCTTCTTTAGGGTTATGGATTTCTCAAAAAGTGGCAAGAGGGTTAGGTCGCTTTTTGTTGTATTGGCTTTGATGTCCATTGTTAGTTCAGTGTTGACGGTTGCTCAGCCGTTCCTGTACATGGAGTTGATTGATAGTATTGTGGGGGAAGGTGGTGGGTTGTTAGGGTTTTCAACCGAAACCATTATTCTTGTGTATGGAGTCTGCTTTCTTGTTGCAAGGGTCATCGATGAGCTCTGGAAGGCTGTCTTTACTAATTTGACGCTGTCGGCCCAAAGAAGTCTCGCGGAGAAGGCGTTCGATCATATCATAAGGCTGCCAAGCTCCTTCTTTTTAGGGAAGGATAAACACTCGTTGTCTGAAATTATTTCCAAGGCCAGGTCTGGTGTTCACGAGATAATATCAGTCTCTTTGGAAACGATTGTGCCCGTTGTGCTAGAGTTTTTCTTGGTTTCGTTAATTGTTTATATGTTGTTTCCTGGTTCTGTTCTGGCTATCTTGATAGCATCTGTTGTTGTCTTTGTTGTTGTGGCCATTGTCGGCTCGGAAATGATCCGGCCATGGCAAAGGGGGTTCACAGAAGAAAATAATAAAACGCATCAGGTTCTGGGGGAGATTCTTTCTTCTGAAGAAACAATTAAGTCTTTTAATGTGGAGGATAGCTTCAAGAAGAGATATCTATCTCATATGGCGGTTTTTGAGAATTATTGTTATAAGTTTTTTAGATGGTCGGCTTTTATAGGGTCTATGCAGATGCTTGCAATAGGCGGCGCACTGATTCCTATGCTTTTTATTTCTTTTAATTTCCTCAAGAATGATGCGCTTACCCTTGGTGCATTTGTCATGATCAATGTGTTGACAATCCAGCTCATTATGCCGCTGAGAAGGTTGGCTTACGCGTATCGTCAAGTTAAGGAGAGTGCTGTTGATATAGAGCAGTTAGATAAAGTCATGTCGATTCCCTCTGAAACGCAAAGATCGGATGATGGTAGGGGTGAAGTTATATTAGAGTCGCCGTCAATATCCTTTGACAATGTGTGTTTTTGCTATGAGGAAGGAGAGGAACCTGTTCTCAATGACGTGTCATTTACGGTTCCAGAGGGTAAGGCTTACGCCTTTGTAGGAGCTTCGGGGGCAGGAAAGTCTACCATATCAAAACTTATAATGAGGTATTATGATGTCTCTAGCGGTAATATATTGTTAGGGGGTAGGAATGTAGAAGGTTTTCCCCGGGATGCTGTAAGGCGGTTTGTTGGGATGGTTTCTCAAGATGTTGTCCTGTTTAATGATACGTTGAGATTCAATCTTGATTTTGGAGAGTGTGTTGAAGATGCGAGGTTGGTGAGCGCCCTAAAAGCAGTCGACCTGGATGGTTTTGTGGATGCACTTCCTAATGGCGTGGATACGATGGTTGGAGACCGTGGTATGCGGTTATCTGGAGGGCAGCGCCAGCGTGTAGGTATTGCAAGGGCTATTTTGAAAGACCCTAAAGTCCTGATCTTTGATGAGGCGACATCTTCGTTGGATATGCATACTGAGAAGACGGTATCCGAGAATATAAATATTGTTTCTGAAGGGAAAACCACCATCGTCATTGCACACAGGCTTTCAACGATAATCAATGCTGATAAGATATTGGTCCTTGACCAAGGAGAGATCGTTTCGAGTGGTACTCATGGTGAGCTTATCGAAAGCTGTGATGTATATAGGAAGCTATATATGAGCGGAGGTGCCACTTCTGTTGACCAGCCTTTGCAGATGTTAAGTGACTGA
- a CDS encoding AbrB family transcriptional regulator — MLSGTLANGWKATRRLLPTLLLGLVGGALAYGAGLPLPWLLGAMLVTTAASLTGVRLRSPGGSRQVVLVIIGVMLGTAFSPGMSGDLLHWGASLIIMLLATAVMMAISVSFSRRVAGYSADTALYAGVPGGVSAVTLMAMNSRADLRIVGMTHAVRILILLLAIPPILQGIGHVSLQPGTRDLAQWLWLPSLGETGWLIAAGVGGSWLGRRLRLPNALLFGPALVSAALHITGMSQAAIPPTVMALAQVVIGVSVGVRFAGTSLREMGRNLLMAALQAVMLLLVAVLAAWGAHELTGYSPAAALLAYMPGGAPELSLVALSLNIDPAFVTSHHLLRISVLILAMPVLLNYYKKRSA; from the coding sequence GTGCTGAGCGGGACTCTCGCCAACGGATGGAAAGCGACACGACGCCTGCTGCCGACCCTGCTGCTCGGCCTGGTCGGCGGCGCCCTCGCCTACGGGGCGGGGCTTCCGCTGCCATGGTTGCTGGGCGCCATGCTCGTCACCACGGCCGCCAGTCTGACGGGCGTACGCCTGCGTTCGCCGGGCGGCTCCCGCCAGGTGGTGCTGGTCATCATCGGCGTGATGCTGGGCACCGCCTTCTCGCCCGGTATGTCCGGCGACCTGCTCCACTGGGGCGCCAGCCTGATCATCATGCTGCTGGCCACGGCCGTGATGATGGCCATTTCGGTGAGCTTCTCGCGCCGCGTGGCCGGCTACTCGGCGGATACCGCCCTCTATGCGGGGGTTCCCGGTGGCGTCTCGGCGGTGACCCTGATGGCCATGAACTCGCGCGCCGACCTGCGCATCGTCGGCATGACCCACGCCGTGCGCATCCTGATACTCCTGCTCGCCATCCCGCCGATATTGCAGGGCATCGGCCATGTCAGCCTGCAACCCGGCACTCGAGATCTCGCCCAGTGGCTGTGGCTACCCTCGCTGGGCGAGACCGGCTGGCTCATCGCCGCTGGCGTGGGCGGAAGCTGGCTGGGCCGTCGACTGAGACTGCCCAACGCCCTGCTGTTCGGCCCCGCCCTGGTATCGGCAGCCCTGCATATCACCGGCATGAGCCAGGCAGCGATACCACCGACGGTCATGGCGCTGGCCCAGGTCGTGATCGGCGTGTCCGTCGGCGTGCGCTTCGCCGGCACCTCCCTGCGCGAGATGGGCCGCAACCTGCTGATGGCCGCACTCCAGGCAGTCATGCTGCTGCTGGTCGCCGTGCTCGCCGCCTGGGGCGCCCACGAACTCACCGGCTATTCACCGGCAGCGGCCCTGCTCGCCTACATGCCGGGCGGTGCGCCCGAGCTGAGCCTGGTCGCGCTGTCGTTGAACATCGACCCGGCCTTCGTCACCTCGCACCACCTATTGCGCATCTCGGTGCTAATACTGGCCATGCCGGTGTTGCTGAACTACTACAAGAAGCGGAGTGCTTAG
- a CDS encoding tripartite tricarboxylate transporter permease, with amino-acid sequence MFDFLIHGFGVALTPMNLGLAFLGALLGTLFGSLPGIGPINGIAILMPLAYTLGLPAESALILLAGIYTGSEYGGRMSSILLNVPGDAGAVMSTLDGHPLAKKGLAGPALGLSAVSSFVGATIAIIGLTLFAPLLAEVAVMFGPAEFFALMVFAFASMSVMMGKDPLKTAIGAILGILIGTVGVDSGTGVMRYTFGMAELYDGIDFVVMIIGLFAISEILLMLEHGNRRDGQDDGIPPLGRVFVSLKEILACKGAMGRSGLLGFIIGVLPGTGASVASAVAYTTEKRISDKDDTFGQGDMRGLAAPEAANNASAAGSFVPMLTLGIPGSGTTAVLLGALMLYNITPGPMMFTERPEVAGGLIASLYIGNVVLLALNLPLAGLFARVLTIPRWVLVPGIALLAFVGVYQLHSDLTAIYLMLIIGILGYLLRKLGISLAPVILGYVLGGLMEQNLRRALSISGGDIDILWQSGISVGLWIAAAALLILPWVLPAAKARLARG; translated from the coding sequence ATGTTCGACTTTCTGATTCATGGCTTCGGTGTTGCCTTGACCCCCATGAACCTGGGACTGGCCTTCCTCGGTGCCCTGCTCGGCACCCTGTTCGGCTCCCTGCCGGGCATCGGGCCCATCAATGGCATCGCCATCCTGATGCCCTTGGCCTATACCCTGGGACTGCCGGCGGAATCGGCGCTGATCCTGCTCGCCGGGATCTACACCGGCTCGGAATACGGCGGCCGCATGTCGAGCATTCTGCTCAACGTGCCGGGCGACGCCGGTGCGGTCATGAGTACCCTCGATGGCCACCCGCTGGCCAAGAAGGGCCTGGCCGGACCGGCACTCGGGCTGTCGGCGGTCAGTTCCTTCGTCGGCGCCACCATCGCCATCATCGGCCTTACCCTGTTCGCCCCGCTGCTGGCGGAAGTGGCCGTGATGTTCGGCCCCGCCGAGTTCTTCGCCCTGATGGTGTTCGCCTTCGCGTCCATGTCGGTGATGATGGGCAAGGATCCGCTCAAGACCGCCATCGGCGCGATACTGGGCATCCTCATCGGCACCGTCGGCGTCGACTCGGGTACCGGCGTGATGCGCTACACCTTCGGCATGGCCGAGCTCTACGACGGCATCGACTTCGTGGTGATGATCATCGGGCTGTTCGCCATCAGCGAAATCCTGCTGATGCTCGAACATGGTAACCGGCGCGATGGCCAGGACGACGGCATCCCGCCGCTGGGGCGCGTCTTCGTCAGCCTCAAGGAAATCCTCGCCTGCAAGGGCGCCATGGGTCGCTCGGGCCTGCTGGGCTTCATCATCGGCGTGTTGCCCGGCACCGGCGCCTCGGTGGCCAGCGCGGTGGCCTACACCACCGAGAAGCGTATCTCCGACAAGGACGACACCTTCGGCCAGGGCGACATGCGCGGTCTGGCAGCACCGGAGGCCGCCAACAACGCCTCGGCGGCGGGCTCCTTCGTGCCCATGCTGACGCTCGGCATTCCCGGTTCCGGCACTACCGCGGTACTGCTCGGCGCCCTGATGCTCTACAACATCACCCCAGGCCCGATGATGTTCACCGAACGCCCCGAGGTGGCCGGCGGTCTGATCGCCTCGCTGTACATCGGCAACGTGGTCCTGCTGGCACTGAACCTGCCGTTGGCCGGCCTGTTCGCCCGGGTGCTGACCATTCCGCGCTGGGTGCTGGTACCGGGCATCGCCCTGCTCGCCTTCGTCGGCGTCTATCAGTTGCACTCCGATCTGACCGCTATCTACCTGATGCTGATCATCGGCATTCTCGGCTACCTGCTGCGCAAGCTCGGCATCTCTCTGGCACCGGTGATTCTCGGCTATGTCCTCGGAGGGCTGATGGAGCAGAACCTGCGCCGAGCGCTTTCGATCAGTGGCGGCGACATCGACATCCTCTGGCAATCCGGTATCTCGGTGGGGCTCTGGATCGCGGCCGCCGCCCTGCTGATCCTGCCCTGGGTGTTGCCGGCCGCCAAGGCCAGGCTGGCACGCGGGTGA
- a CDS encoding tripartite tricarboxylate transporter TctB family protein: MRVTADRLLGFVLLGLAAFVAVQALQWQIPFSYEPVGPRAFPLGLALLLSILALVLVIRPGANGQWPHRALAVKLLMVLVLLVIYAALFTQIGYIPASLLAATALARLFGATWGKALITGTLMAIGSYFLFTSGLGISLPDGYLEGIV; encoded by the coding sequence ATGAGAGTGACAGCCGACAGGCTGCTGGGGTTCGTCCTGCTCGGCCTGGCGGCGTTCGTCGCCGTCCAGGCCCTGCAGTGGCAGATTCCCTTCAGCTATGAACCCGTGGGCCCCAGGGCATTTCCCCTGGGGCTGGCCCTGCTGCTGTCCATCCTGGCCCTGGTGCTGGTGATCAGGCCCGGCGCCAATGGTCAGTGGCCGCACCGTGCCCTGGCAGTGAAGCTGTTGATGGTGCTCGTGCTGCTGGTGATCTACGCCGCGCTGTTCACGCAGATCGGCTACATCCCCGCCTCGCTGCTGGCGGCAACGGCCCTGGCACGGCTGTTCGGCGCGACCTGGGGCAAGGCATTGATCACCGGCACCCTGATGGCCATCGGCAGTTACTTCCTGTTCACCAGTGGCCTGGGCATCTCGCTGCCCGATGGCTACCTGGAAGGCATCGTCTAG
- a CDS encoding Bug family tripartite tricarboxylate transporter substrate binding protein: MKINTALRHASCLALLGSLLLAGSVQAQSEKTECIAPAKPGGGYDLTCRLAANGLEETGRIEQPMMVTYMPGGIGAVAYNHLNGVRTDDSDLIVAASTGAAVNLALNKFGDYSGDEVRWLGALGVDYGAIVVNADAPWENLDDLMSDLKDKPGEIAFGAGGTVGSQDWMKAALTAKAADVSPQKLRYVAFEGGGEALAALLGNHIQVFTGDLSELKSQLESGKIRVLASLSEERMGGPFADIPTAAEQGYDVQWPIWRGYYMGPDVSDEAYSAWVERLKALSEDPKFAELREARGLFPMSRFGDDFDQYVQQQIADFKSLAQEVGLSQ, encoded by the coding sequence ATGAAGATCAACACGGCTCTACGCCACGCATCCTGCCTCGCCTTGCTGGGCAGCCTGCTGCTGGCCGGCAGCGTTCAGGCCCAGTCCGAAAAAACCGAATGCATCGCGCCGGCCAAGCCGGGCGGCGGCTATGACCTGACCTGCCGCCTGGCGGCCAACGGCTTGGAGGAAACCGGCCGGATCGAGCAGCCGATGATGGTCACTTACATGCCCGGCGGCATCGGCGCGGTCGCCTACAACCATCTCAATGGCGTGCGCACCGACGACTCCGACCTGATCGTCGCCGCCAGCACCGGCGCGGCGGTCAACCTGGCCCTGAACAAGTTCGGCGATTACAGCGGCGACGAGGTTCGCTGGCTGGGCGCGCTGGGCGTCGACTATGGCGCCATCGTGGTCAACGCCGACGCCCCCTGGGAGAACCTCGACGACCTCATGTCGGACCTCAAGGACAAGCCGGGCGAAATCGCCTTCGGCGCCGGCGGTACCGTGGGCAGCCAGGACTGGATGAAGGCGGCGCTGACCGCCAAGGCCGCTGACGTTTCACCGCAGAAGCTGCGCTACGTTGCCTTCGAAGGTGGCGGCGAGGCTCTCGCTGCCCTGCTCGGCAACCATATCCAGGTCTTCACCGGCGACCTTTCCGAGCTCAAGTCCCAGTTGGAGAGCGGCAAGATCCGGGTATTGGCCTCGCTGTCCGAGGAACGCATGGGCGGTCCCTTCGCCGACATCCCCACCGCCGCCGAACAGGGCTATGACGTCCAGTGGCCCATCTGGCGCGGCTACTACATGGGCCCCGATGTCAGCGACGAAGCCTATTCCGCCTGGGTCGAGCGCCTGAAAGCGCTCTCCGAGGATCCTAAGTTCGCCGAACTGCGCGAGGCACGCGGCCTCTTCCCGATGTCCCGCTTCGGTGACGACTTCGATCAGTACGTTCAGCAACAGATCGCCGACTTCAAGTCACTGGCGCAGGAAGTGGGACTGAGCCAATGA
- a CDS encoding response regulator: MRLLVVEDDLLIARSLDNALTPLGNIVEAFTHCAEAGAALRQGGFDLVLLDLGLPDGDGLTLLEAMRERGDTTPVLILTARDGVEDRVRGLDLGADDYLAKPFSIAELEARVRALLRRSQQRSDNQLRLGPLCFDLASGRVTLDETPLELPRRELLLLEGLLSQAGDIAPREMLEGRLFGFGEVGSNALEVYVSRLRKRLQGSGLRIRTFRGLGYRLEEERA, encoded by the coding sequence ATGCGCTTGCTCGTCGTCGAGGATGACCTCCTGATTGCCAGGTCACTGGACAATGCCCTGACCCCGCTCGGCAACATCGTGGAGGCCTTCACGCATTGCGCCGAGGCGGGTGCTGCCTTGCGCCAGGGTGGTTTCGACCTGGTGCTGCTGGACCTGGGGCTGCCCGACGGCGATGGCCTGACGCTGCTCGAGGCCATGCGCGAGCGTGGCGACACGACGCCGGTGCTGATTCTCACCGCCCGGGATGGCGTGGAGGATCGCGTGCGAGGCCTCGACCTGGGCGCCGACGACTACCTGGCCAAGCCGTTCTCGATCGCCGAGCTCGAGGCGCGGGTGCGGGCGCTGCTCCGGCGCAGCCAGCAGCGCAGCGACAACCAGCTACGCCTGGGGCCGCTGTGCTTCGACCTGGCCTCCGGTCGCGTGACCCTCGATGAAACGCCGCTGGAGCTGCCGCGCCGCGAATTGTTGCTGCTCGAAGGCTTGCTCTCCCAGGCGGGCGACATTGCCCCTCGCGAGATGCTGGAGGGGCGGCTGTTCGGCTTCGGCGAGGTGGGCTCGAATGCCCTGGAGGTATATGTCAGTCGGCTGCGCAAGCGGCTGCAGGGCAGTGGACTGCGCATTCGCACCTTTCGGGGGCTGGGCTATCGCCTCGAGGAAGAGCGAGCGTGA
- a CDS encoding sensor histidine kinase: MIEVDGSLKRRLAIWLLVTVSGLGTLLMIEAYLGAQRAAQRAYDSQLEAAALTIAESVQWREGEPVLEIPAAALQILATRHQERVFYAVLDADGRRISANLPLDIAEDDQHHVAREPFWRDVTWRGEDWRLYGREYDSAGWETQDPVQIWVGHTMAGRRALAGELFERAVTRFLAMVLLAGLLMLLAMRVALTPMRRLRQLLRRRDADDMGPLDARVPEELRELAETLDTLFSRQRDSRDALLRFTADASHQLKTPLAGLQSTSELALAQDDPETWRTALVDVNEGAARTSRLASQLLSLARLRHVGGDGDMTHLDLAAMLREVTLDWAGRDAAREHDLGLAELPSAPVVILGSSWALRELLGNLIDNALTYTPAGSEITLGIEIDTRVATLYIEDDGPGVPVDLLERLHHPFERGGRQDTRGSGLGLAVVDSIAKRHGAAWQVSNREPRGLRVTLRFTLSSPEER; this comes from the coding sequence GTGATCGAGGTCGATGGTTCGCTGAAACGGCGGCTGGCGATATGGCTGCTGGTCACGGTGTCGGGGCTCGGCACTCTGCTGATGATCGAGGCTTATCTCGGCGCTCAGCGTGCGGCCCAGCGCGCCTACGACAGTCAACTGGAGGCCGCTGCCTTGACCATCGCCGAATCGGTGCAATGGCGGGAGGGCGAGCCGGTGCTGGAGATTCCGGCGGCCGCCTTGCAGATCCTCGCCACCCGGCACCAGGAGCGAGTGTTCTATGCGGTACTGGATGCCGATGGGCGCCGCATTTCCGCCAACCTGCCGCTCGATATCGCCGAAGACGACCAGCATCACGTCGCCCGCGAGCCGTTCTGGCGCGATGTGACCTGGCGCGGGGAAGACTGGCGCCTGTACGGTCGGGAATACGACTCGGCGGGCTGGGAGACCCAGGACCCGGTGCAGATCTGGGTGGGGCATACCATGGCCGGTCGACGGGCCCTGGCGGGGGAGCTCTTCGAGCGTGCGGTGACGCGCTTCCTGGCCATGGTACTGCTGGCCGGCCTGTTGATGCTGCTGGCCATGCGGGTGGCGCTGACGCCGATGCGACGGCTTCGGCAACTGCTGCGCCGCCGCGATGCCGATGACATGGGGCCGCTGGATGCCCGCGTGCCCGAGGAACTGCGCGAACTGGCCGAAACGCTCGATACCCTGTTCTCCCGCCAGCGCGACAGCCGCGATGCGCTGCTGCGTTTCACCGCCGACGCCAGCCATCAGCTCAAGACGCCGCTGGCCGGCCTGCAGAGCACCAGCGAGCTGGCGCTTGCCCAGGACGATCCCGAGACATGGCGGACGGCCCTGGTCGACGTCAACGAGGGGGCCGCACGTACCAGCCGCCTGGCCAGTCAACTGTTGAGTCTGGCTCGGCTGCGCCATGTCGGTGGTGACGGCGACATGACGCACCTCGATCTGGCCGCCATGCTGCGTGAGGTGACACTCGACTGGGCCGGCCGGGATGCCGCCCGGGAGCACGATCTGGGACTCGCCGAGCTGCCGTCCGCGCCGGTTGTCATTCTGGGGTCGTCCTGGGCGCTTCGCGAATTGCTGGGCAACCTGATCGACAATGCCCTGACCTATACGCCGGCGGGCAGCGAGATCACCCTGGGTATCGAGATCGACACCCGGGTGGCGACCCTCTACATCGAGGATGACGGCCCTGGCGTGCCGGTCGACCTGCTCGAGCGCCTGCACCATCCCTTCGAGCGCGGAGGACGTCAGGACACCCGGGGCTCCGGGCTGGGGCTGGCGGTGGTGGACTCCATCGCCAAGCGACATGGCGCCGCTTGGCAGGTTAGCAATCGCGAGCCTCGAGGACTCCGTGTGACACTGCGCTTTACCCTGTCGAGCCCGGAGGAACGCTGA